The stretch of DNA TGTATGGTTAGTGCAAAGATAAGCATTTGCTATTTAACCCATCTATCAAGCTTAAAATCAATGCTGCGAATGTAAACAGACCAAGACCTACGGCCTTGTTTTCTTCTGCCGCAACCTAAACAGGGTAGGCTCGCTTCGCTTGCCAACCCTGCTCTACCAACAGACCAACCGCTACGCGGCAGTTAGGGAAAGAGGAATGTAGCAGCTGCTATCAATAAAGGATCTGCAGACCAATCGCTACGCAGTAGTTAGTGGAAGGAGTATATAGCAACTGCTATCAATAAAGGATCTGCAGACCAACGCTACGCGGTAGTTAGCGAGAGGGGACTTTAGTAGCTGCTATCAATAAAGGGTATACAGACCAATCGCTACGCAGTAGTTAGTGAAAGGAATATATAGCAACTGTTATCAATAAAGGATCTACAGACCAACGCTACGCGGTAGTTAGGGAAAGAGGAATGTAGCAGCTACTATCAATAAAGGATCTACAGACCAATCCCTACGCGGAAGTTGGCTCTCTCTCGAACAGACGTAAAGAAATCACGTTTACAACGCGGAAGAAAGTTTGTCTAAATGAATGCCGTTACTTCCTTTCACCAAGATATAACGTCCCTCGGGCCGTTGTTGTTGCAAAACCGTTTTCACCTCTTCCACATTCTTGAACTTACGGAAAGGACACGTCGTCTGTCCGAATTCCTCGCCCACGAGCCACACTTCGTCGAGAGGAAGCGTGCCCAGCAGATCGACAATCTGTTGATGTTCGGCAGCACTCACGGCTCCCAGTTCGCGCATATCGCCCAGAATCGCCATCTTGGGGGTTACCTCCATACGGGCGAAGTTAAGCAGAGCAGCCGTCATACTGGTAGGATTGGCATTATAAGCATCCATAATCAGGCGGTTATGCGGCGTCACTTCTAATTGCGAACGGTTGTTGCTGGGAACATAATTGGCCAGTGCATCATCCACCTCTCCGGGCAGAACGCCCAGATAAAGACCGATGCAGGCCGCCGCCAACGCATTAAGCAGATTGTAACCTCCCACGAGATGCGTCTGCACCTCGTGCCTTTCGCCCCCCCGATGCTGCCAACAGAGCCGCAAGAACGGTGCACACGACACCACTTCGCCCCCTACTTCCAGCTCGGGAGAGAGGGAAGCTCCATAAGAAACCAAGTCGAGCCCCTCAGCAATGCCCATCAAATGCGGGTTGCCGGCATCGATAAACACCTTTCCATGGGGCCGATGGCGCATGAAATCATACAGTTCTCCCTTCGTCTTGACCACCCCTTGAAAGGAGCCAAAGCCCTGAAGATGCGCCATTCCCACGTTGGTGATGAGGGCC from Prevotella sp. oral taxon 475 encodes:
- the murF gene encoding UDP-N-acetylmuramoyl-tripeptide--D-alanyl-D-alanine ligase, with translation MTTEELYGIFEQHPVVTTDSRDCPEGSIFFALKGASFNGNAFAARALQQGCSYAVVDEEAYRVASDERFIFVPDSLHALQQLARHHRRVLGTRIVGITGTNGKTTTKELLAAVLSKKFDVLYTQGNFNNDIGVPKTLLRLKPEHEVAVVEMGASHPGDIRTLVDIVEPDLALITNVGMAHLQGFGSFQGVVKTKGELYDFMRHRPHGKVFIDAGNPHLMGIAEGLDLVSYGASLSPELEVGGEVVSCAPFLRLCWQHRGGERHEVQTHLVGGYNLLNALAAACIGLYLGVLPGEVDDALANYVPSNNRSQLEVTPHNRLIMDAYNANPTSMTAALLNFARMEVTPKMAILGDMRELGAVSAAEHQQIVDLLGTLPLDEVWLVGEEFGQTTCPFRKFKNVEEVKTVLQQQRPEGRYILVKGSNGIHLDKLSSAL